The genomic region ctcctctcctcttccctcccatctcctcttcccttccctttctcctctcctctcctcttcccacccccctctcctctcctcttccctcccctctctcctctcctctcccctcccctctctcctcttctctaccctccccttacttctcccgtctctattctcctctcccctcccctttctcctctcctctctcctctaccccctcctctcttctctcctctctctctatctctctctctcttgaagaagaaagaacaagaaaaagaaaactaacctGTATCCCTCTAGTGTTATGCATCTTTTCGAGCACAGTATTGATGGTGTATGAGGTTTTCTCGAGGTCCTTCACAGCGGCCTGGACATTTTCTCGAACTTCTGTCTCTCGTTCAACACATGTTCCATAGGTAGCAAAAGCACAAGTGATAtccatgactgaaaatgagaaataatgaataatagtagCATTGGTAAtagaaattttaataataataataataataataaggataatgataacaataacagttgtagtactattaataatatttagaaagataatcatcatgacaataacaatgctatcgatgatgaaatagaaaaatCATGTATGAAATAAGCATTTTTTatttggagacagagagagagagagagagggacatagggagggagagagagagggagatagggagggagagagagagggagagggagagaNNNNNNNNNNNNNNNNNNNNNNNNNNNNNNNNNNNNNNNNNNNNNNNNNNNNNNNNNNNNNNNNNNNNNNNNNNNNNNNNNNNNNNNNNNNNNNNNNNNNNNNNNNNNNNNNNNNNNNNNNNNNNNNNNNNNNNNNNNNNNNNNNNNNNNNNNNNNNNNNNNNNNNNNNNNNNNNNNNNNNNNNNNNNNNNNNNNNNNNNNNNNNNNNNNNNNNNNNNNNNNNNNNNNNNNNNNNNNNNNNNNNNNNNNNNNNNNNNNNNNNNNNNNNNNNNNNNNNNNNNNNNNNNNNNNNNNNNNNNNNNNNNNNNNNNNNNNNNNNNNNNNNNNNNNNNNNNNNNNNNNNNNNNNNNNNNNNNNNNNNNNNNNNNNNNNNNNNNNNNNNNNNNNNNNNNNNNNNNNNNNNNNNNNNNNNNNNNNNNNNNNNNNNNNNNNNNNNNNNNNNNNNNNNNNNNNNNNNNNNNNNNNNNNNNNNNNNNNNNNNNNNNNNNNNNNNNNNNNNNCactgacacacaacacacacacacacacacacacacacacacacaaacacacacacacactaattgtcacacacacacacacgcactcactgtcacacacacacacacacacacacacacaaacacacacaaaaaaaactcacacacacaaacacacacacacaaacaacacacacaaaacacaacacacacacacacacacacacacacacacacacacacacacacacacacacacacacacaaaatatatatatatatatatatatatatatatatatatatatatatatatatatatatatatatataaaacatgtatgtatgtatacgtgtattttgtatatatatatatatatatatatatatatatatatatatatttttataaaattatatatatatttataattatatatatattatatatataaaaataaatgaaaaaataaaaaataaaaaaaattataaataataaataaataaaaaatatatatatatatatatatatatatatatgtatgtatatccttcATCAATAAACGAATTTTTCCAAATCCATCCACACATCCCCATAACCGggccccccaaaacccccaccccccaaaaaagcccccccccccctagcgccTAAAATCCACCCAGACGCCCCCCGGGGGGGCCCCAGGTGACACGGGGGGTTTTTCCTCGGGTCCGGGCGGGGGGCCCCAAGGGGGCCCCTGGAGGAGGCGAGAAGCGCAGTCTCCTGACGAGGGCGCAGGAGAAGACGAGCAGCTCAAGCTTCACGAGGGATTCCGCCACACAGCGCCTCTTccctgggggtgggaggggtgggggggggggaaaaagggggggaaaagggttggggtttttgggttttcttgttttcgttaggggcttaagcataaacacacacacacaattttattatatatatatatatatatatatatatatatatataaaaatatataaatatatataaatatatatatatatttttatatttatttatttatatatatttatatatatgtatttatatatataaataaaaatatatatatatatatatatatatatatatatatatatatattttatatatatacatacatatatatacatatatatatatatatatatatatatatatatatatatatatatgtctatatatatttttatttatttatttatatatatgtatatatatgtatatatatatatatatatatatatatatatatatttagagagaaggggaaagagagggggaaagagagagaagagaagagaagagaagagaaaaaaggggaaaagggggaaaaaaaggggggaaaaggggaaaaatttttaaaaggaATTTTACAATACACACCCCGGGGgccccaaaaaaatgaaaaattatttaaaaaaaaaataaaaaaaatattattatatatatattatatgtataatatatatatatatatatatatatatatatatatatatatatattatatttaaatatatatatatttttatatatatctatatatataaatttatttatatatatatatatatatatacatatatatatatatatatatatatatatatatatatatataagagagagagagagagagagagagagagagagagagagagagagaggagagagtgagagagagagagagagagagagagaagaaaaaagagatagaaataaaaaaaaatagagaaaaatacatacatatacacacccctcacacactgacagacacagacacacacaccccccacaccccaaaacacacacacacacacaaacacacacacatatatatatatatatatatatatatatatatatatatttattatatatatatatatattatatatatatatgtatatatatatatgcatacatatacatatatatattatatatatattatatatatatatatatatatatatatattttttacatatatatatatatatatatatatatatatatatatatatatatatatatatatatatatatatacatacacacaccacacacacacacacacacacacatatatatatatatatatatatatatatatatatatatatatatgtatatatatatgtaaatgtgtgtgtgtgtgtgtgtgtgtgtgcgtgcgtgtgtatatatgcgtataaatgtgccagtgtatatatatttctctctctctctctctctcattcttcatccctccctcccttctccccttccttaccgACTCCGAAGGGCAAGAATCCCTCCTGCTTAGCGCGGAACTTCCCCTCCCCGTCGAGCCAGCGGTCGGGCAGGAAGCTGTCGGGGTCCTGCCAGTAGCGGGGGTCCCTGTGCATCGTCCCGACCACCGACATCAACACGGCGTCctgtcgggagagagagagagagagagagggatttgggGATCAAAGGGTTTAGAAGGGACGTggtgggagggcgaaggagggtgtCATGTGGGTGCACtacttgtatttatgtattttatatatatatatatatatatatatatatatatatatatatatatatatatatatatatgtaagtagatatgtatatatatatatatatatatatatatatatatatatttatatatatatatatatgtaagtagatatatgtatatatatatatatatatatatatatatatatatatatatatatatatatatatattgtgtgtgtgtgtgtgtgtgtgtgtgtgtgtgtgtgtgtgtgtgtgtgtgtgtaagagagagagagagagagagagagagagagagagagagagagagagagagagagagagagagagagagagagagagagagagagagagagagagagaaagagcgagcgagtaagcgaccgagagagaccgagaaagagcgagagagagagagagagcgagcgagagagagagaaaaaacgagtgaccgagcgagagagcgagcgagcgagaaaaagagagagaaacagacagacagacagacagctaaacaGATCCACAACCGCAGACACTCACCTTCGGAATGAAGTATCCTGCGAGGAGAGTGTCCTTCGTGGCACAGTGCTGCACGCCCATAGATGTCACGGAGGCGAACCTGTGGACCTCGTGGATGACAGCCTCCGTGTAGGGCAGGCTGGGGGCAggtcagaggggggaggggatgattcttgagttttctttgtgtgtttgtgtctatctatttgtctgtcttttgtctatctatctatttgtctgccctttgtctatctatctatctagttgtctatctgtctatctatctagctgtctatttgtctatctatctagctgtttctttgtctatctatctaactagctgtctatttacctatctatctatctatatatctagctgtctatttgtctatctagctgtctagttgtctatttatctatctatctagctgttttagttgtctatctatctagcaagctagctgtctatttgtctacctatctatctgtctatctgtccatttgtctatctatctatctgtctatttgtctatttatctatgtatctatgtacctacTTGCATCTATGGGTTTTATGTGCACTTTATATATATGCCATGTACTatatactataattattgttgttattgttatatcttgtatatctatacattattgttgatattatcattggtattgttattattattaccattttttattatcataatcattactattatcacaattatccttattataactatcattattatcatcattatcactataataattatgataattattatcattatcactataataattatgataattattatcattatctgttattctaattgtcattgtaattatcatttctatcattatcatcatcattgttatcactgatattataattattatcatcattattgtcgttattgttatcatcattatcatcttattgccgttattactatcatcatcatttcattatcgtcattattattatcattgtccttgttGTCATTACTCTCACGATTCTCACTATTCTCATTTTCGTTATCACCTTCACTGGCATCAACCTCctcatcatatcataatcattaaatcatcatcaccatcatcatatcataatcattaaatcatcattaccatcatcatatcatgatcattaaatcatcattaccatcatcatatcataatcattaaatcatcattaccatcaccatatcataatcattaaatcatcattaccatcatcatatcataataattaaatcatcattaccatcaccatatcataatcatcatcaccatcaccatcaccatcatcaataatcatcatcaccatcaccatcaccatcatcaataatcatcctcactatcattatcctcatcaccatcaccatcaccatcatcaataatcatcatcaccatcaccatcatcaataatcatcatcaccatcaccatcaccatcatcaataatcatcatcaccatcaccatcatcaataatcatcatcatcatcaccatcaccatcaccatcatcaataatcatcatcaccatcaccatcatcaaccatCACTCTCACCGTCATTATAAAtctaaaacagcaaaaaaaaaaaaaaaaaaaaatcaggaaggaGATGACATTTCCTTCTCTGCAACTCCGCGAAAGTCCAAATGGCCGAAGGAAATGATGTCTTAGAATGACTGGGTAAAATGTGGTGGTCATGACAACTCGTGGTATATTCATGTGTTGAGAGCGTGTTcacagattatttttttttattatttttattattttattatttttattatttttttattatatatattattttattatttttattattttattatttgattattattttgattattgttcagAGCGTGGTCACAGATTACAGtgtctaatatgtgtgtgtgtgtgtgtgtggttgtgtgtgtgattgtgtgtgtttgtgtgtgtgtgtgtgtgtgtgtgtgtgtgtgtgtgtgtgtgtgtgtgtgtgtgtgtgagcatgtgtgtgtgtgtgattgtgtgtgtgattgtgtgtgtgtgtgtgattgtgattgtgattgtgtgtgtgtgtgtgtgtgtgtgtgtgtatgtgtgtgtgtgtgtgtgtgtgagaagagagagagagagagagagagagagagagagagagagagagagagagagagagagagagagagagagagagagagagagagagagagagtgagtgagtgagtgagtgagtgattgagtgagtgagtgagtgagtgagtgagtgcgtgtgcgtgtatgtgtgcattagcGTCCATCTGAATTTCCATACCGTTTCTACGAAGCAAACCACGAAACACCAACACCCGTAGGCCTCCCCTCACCTAGGCCTATCGTCGAGAGTAGGCAGAGCATCCTTGGGCAAAACCCGGTCTACCTCTTCCTGCATCTTCGTCTGCACATCCGGGAACGCAGCGAGGTAATACAGCATCCACGTCAGGGTGTTTGTTGTGGTCTCGCTCCCAGCCGTAAACATGTCGAAGACAAGTTTGGACAAATCCTTCgctgcagtgataatgataatgatgataatgatattaatagtagcaataatgataatgataatgataataacaatgatgatgataacaatattaagaatactactactattaagaatactactactattaataat from Penaeus vannamei isolate JL-2024 chromosome 26, ASM4276789v1, whole genome shotgun sequence harbors:
- the LOC113823336 gene encoding cytochrome P450 2L1-like; protein product: MAKEAFTRPEFLNRPDWSIFKLMVSDNNSGVVGSSGATWHANRRFTLRQLRDLGMGKSRMVSVVQREAQCLAEELGKQAGRAAPVPHALTVCVLNVLWQLVASKRFSVDDPVILDLEGLIDDTLAKMARLTVPDFLPWLSRAFPLALQKRLFALDILEVMKDKFSRFCEELIDDHKQALDPSNPRDLIDAYLIDLQERRLIGEEETDRSKDLSKLVFDMFTAGSETTTNTLTWMLYYLAAFPDVQTKMQEEVDRVLPKDALPTLDDRPSLPYTEAVIHEVHRFASVTSMGVQHCATKDTLLAGYFIPKDAVLMSVVGTMHRDPRYWQDPDSFLPDRWLDGEGKFRAKQEGFLPFGVGKRRCVAESLVKLELLVFSCALVRRLRFSPPPGAPLGPPARTRGKTPRVTWGPPGGRLGGF